Within Nocardia fluminea, the genomic segment TCGTCCGTGGGGGCAGCTCCGGCCGTCTCCGCCGTGGTGTCGGGTGTGGGGTCGGCCGGGGTTTCCTGTGCGGCGGGGGTGGCAGGTTCGGGCGCAACGGGTTGCGGGGTCGACGGTTCGGCCGGTGCGGTGCCCGCCGGTTCGGTCGTGTCGGGCTCGGACGCCGGGGCCTGGTCGGTTTTCGCTCCGGCGGTCCAGCGAACCCTCTTGGCCCGTGACTTGCCCGGGTCGGTGGCCGCCCACGCGGCCCCGGCGAGTTCCCACTCGGTCAGCAGATGCCGCGCCGCACCGATGCCGATGCGGGCGGCTTTCGCCAACTCGGCGGAGGTACTGCCGGGATGGGTCTCCAGGGCCTGCCACAGCGCCCGTGCCTCGGCGCTGTGCAGCGTGGGCACTTCCGCCGCCGTCGCGGTGGCGGATTCGGGTGCGGGCTCGGTGGTTTCGGGAGCCGATGCGACCGGTTCGGCTGTCTCGGAGGAAATCGGCTCGGGCGTGGCGGGTTCGGCCGGGCCCGGGTCGGCGGGCGCGGCGGGGGCCGGTTCCGGTTCGGCGGGCGTGGCGGGGGCGGCCGGGTCCGGTTCGATGGCGGCGGGTGTGCCCGCGCCCTGGGTCCAGGTTTTGGCGGCCCGAGGTGTTTCGGGGTCGGTGTGGGATTGGGCGCACCCGGCGGTTTCCCATTGGGCCAGCAGACGCCGCGCGGTGGACGCTCCGATCCCGGCGATGTCGGCCAGCGTGGCGGTGGTGCTGTCGGGGTGGGCGCGCAGCGCCGCCCACAACGCCCGGGTGCTGTCGCGGCGCGGCACCGGCACGACACCGGCCCGCGAACCGTTTTCCGGGGCGTGTTCGGCCGTTTCGGTGGCCACGGCGGCGTTCTTGGTTTTCGACATGGGGTTTCCTTCCAACAATGGTTTGGTGAATTCGGTGATGTCCCCGGAGCGGGGACGGAATGCGTTCCGATCGGGGCAATTTCCCGGATGGTCGGTGCCGTTCCGGTTTCCATGACCGCTCGATAGGGCGTGTGATGTCAAGCGGAACGTGGAAATTGGTTCCGAACGTGAATTCCTCTCTTCCAATTCCGTAATGCCCTCGGCGCGAATGGAATTCGGCTCGCGCCTATTGGCTCACGGGGTGCGAGGCGCCTCATGCCGGCGGCCTCGCCGCGGGCCCGTTGGGGCGAGGGCCGCGGACTCGGCGCGCGAGCCGGTCACGGGTGCGCCAGCGACGAGTCGACCGTCTCGGTGCCGGGCTCGCCGGGGTCGTCCTCGGCGGAGTCGTTGCTCGCGAGTGCGGCTCGCTGGGTGTCGAGGTCCTCGCGCAGTCGTCGTCCGCCGCCGGTCAGCTCGTAGTCGACGTGGTGGTCGAGTTCCCAGCTGTCGGCGCACTCGGTGCAGATGGTGTAGCCGTGGTGGCAGCGGCTCGGGTTGCGTACCAGCAGGATCCGGCCGGGCGGGTCGTCGCTGTCGCGCAGCCTGACCACGACGTAGTCGTTGCCGCTGAGTTTGGCTCCCGGTTTGATGATGCCGTCCTCGTCGTGGGTGCGAGTGTCTTTCATGAGGTGCTCCTGTTCGCGGTTGGAGTTCGGTTGGGTCGCTGGCGCGTTCATCGAGTCAGGTGCTCGTGCAGGGTGCCGGTGGTGCGGTCGAGCCACACCGTCGCGGCGTGCCCGTGCGAGCCCTGGCTCAGCCTGTCGGCGGCCCCGGTGGCGTAGGCGGCGATGGCGTCGGGGTGGACGAGGTGGATACGCGGGGCGGCGTAGCCGCCGGTGCCGCCGGTCACATGCGCCACGGTGAACATTCCGCGCTCGTCATGCGGGCCGAGTCCGTAGATGACGAACTGGTCGCCGGTGACTGCATTGGCGATCACGTAGATCGCGTCGAGCGCGGCGGTGGTGGGAATCGCGGGATCAGTCACGGTGTCTCCTTGGTTGCCGCCCCGGGGTGCGGGGTGGGGTGGGTGATGGTTGGGCCGCGCCGGTGGCATCCGGCGCGGCCCGGTCCGGGTGTCCCCGGGGCGCGGTGCGCGCCCGGGGCCCGGGGTCTAGGCGGCGCGCACGGCGGCAGTGATGGCGCGGGCGATAGCGGTGGCGGTGGTGGCCGGGTCGGTGACCACGTGCACGGTCGCCCCGTTCAGCGGAGTCGGGGCCCCCGGGCGACCGGGGCGTCTGCCCGTGTTCGGTGCCAGCCACAGCACCGCGCACCCGGCCGCGCGCACGGCGTCGAGTCGGCGCTGGGCGGAGGCGCGTTCGTGGGCTCGGTAGATGCCGTCGGAGATGACGACCAGCAGTCGGGTCGCGCCGGGCCGTGACAGACCCAGCGCCCCGTCGAGGGCGACAGTCGCGGCAGCGAGGGCGTGGTATTTGTCCGGGCAACCGAACTCGGCGACCCGGGCGGGGGCGGTGCCGGGGTAGGTGATTGGGGTGACCGTCGCGCCGAACGTCACGGTCGCGGTGGTGGCGGGCATCGCGGCCAGCTCGGCGGCGCGGGCGATGATCCACGCGGCCGAGGACACCGGCGCGGCGAACGCGCTCATCGAGGAGGACACGTCGCACGCGATGCCGACCCGCAGCGGCGGGTGCGGGCTGATCTTGCGGGTGGTGCGGGTGAACGGTTCGGCGGTCGGGATAGCACCGGCCGCGAGCTGGGCTTGCCGGGCCAGCACACCGCGCATCCGCACCCGCCCCGGCGGCACCACCGAGGTCGCTTTCACCGTGGCACGTTCGCGGGCGGCGGCGGTGTCCAGCGCGCGGGCCAGCACCCGCGCGGCGGTCTGTTCTGCGCTCAGCGGGGTACGGGTGCGGGCTACTGTGCGCGAGCGGGCCGGTGTCTCACCGTCGCCGAACACGTGCTCGGCCATCAACTGTGCCTCTTCGGCAGTAGCGGCGGCAGCCTCACGCGCGGCGGCAGCGGACTCGGCAGGGTCGGCGGGAACCGGGTTCGCCGCGACCTCGGCGGCGATGGCGGCGGCGGTGGCCTCGATGGCCGCGCCCAACAGTGAGGCCGGTACCGGTGTGGCGTGCGGTTCGGGGCCCACGATGTCGAACC encodes:
- a CDS encoding vWA domain-containing protein; this translates as MTGHVIAAPAPTLIAPAAPAIPGTGTASAPAPAGAGAAPAVSATPAPASVSVTGGWATLSAAMTAEVPPIADRDDLTVSIAPGAAFGHPAVFVPALAAIELDGSRLTIDPADARPARNSDRNNYPAVWGALVHECAHAKHTVWRAPLLAHPEVVKAAKLLEESRIEAAQIRRRPDDRHWLRASATEIVIGDNGGQAAAAHLPRTTYAAAHNAALVLGRIDAGVLTESECAPLLGEIESILGTDTLAELRAIWREAHTVADADTAAMLELGRRWFDIVGPEPHATPVPASLLGAAIEATAAAIAAEVAANPVPADPAESAAAAREAAAATAEEAQLMAEHVFGDGETPARSRTVARTRTPLSAEQTAARVLARALDTAAARERATVKATSVVPPGRVRMRGVLARQAQLAAGAIPTAEPFTRTTRKISPHPPLRVGIACDVSSSMSAFAAPVSSAAWIIARAAELAAMPATTATVTFGATVTPITYPGTAPARVAEFGCPDKYHALAAATVALDGALGLSRPGATRLLVVISDGIYRAHERASAQRRLDAVRAAGCAVLWLAPNTGRRPGRPGAPTPLNGATVHVVTDPATTATAIARAITAAVRAA